From Triticum aestivum cultivar Chinese Spring chromosome 4A, IWGSC CS RefSeq v2.1, whole genome shotgun sequence, a single genomic window includes:
- the LOC123087936 gene encoding uncharacterized protein isoform X1 yields the protein MCDEHVGDTAQPPSAQAVQELVDSFSDQQLDATEIQKSMHGGIQKQAKNDTVFTPKQAGLGRSYREMLTDEEEDVVSYRPFWEYTWGDKCGSFEDYTFLTPTLYTYGTIPAHAGPFGFLQIFSIKVMENEMWRIRWPVEVYGFIAARDNLDRNRNLLFSQTRDEPQILTQQDSFLQLTGPRRPIALIDPVVFEIQLKVKGTTECEDETLMARSFEYGHGFGEYGELACRCWAGNFCTLEITSALLSRTVAVTIISADVIKGSWPGDYRGRVVAHTADIDEDFVLLDSGEGRLQVNPDGRIVLQRGVVCVEHEGMLTVSVEAYSKAGTCRADCVEFKPRKSLTSDGTCNLGFCTVQFIVGWSPMARKHDLMYDGN from the exons AT GTGTGATGAACATGTCGGAGATACTGCTCAGCCACCGTCAGCACAAGCAGTACAAGAACTAGTTGATTCATTCTCAGATCAACAGCTTGATGCTACAGAAATACAAAAGTCGATGCATGGTGGGATCCAAAAACAAGCAAAGAACGACACAGTCTTTACTCCCAAGCAAGCTGGGTTAGGCAGATCATACAGGGAGATGTTGACGGACGAGGAAGAAGATGTGGTTTCATACCGTCCTTTCTGGGAATACACTTGGGGCGACAAGTGTGGTTCCTTCGAAGACTACA CCTTTTTGACTCCCACACTTTATACATATGGAACCATCCCAGCACATGCTGGCCCCTTCGGTTTCTTGCAGATCTTCTCCATCAAAGTCATGGAGAATGAAATGTGGAGAATCAGGTGGCCAGTGGAGGTATATGGCTTCATTGCTGCTCGAGACAATTTGGATCGCAATCGCAACCTTCTGTTCAGCCAGACAAGGGATGAGCCCCAAATTCTCACTCAACAG GATTCATTTTTGCAGTTGACTGGCCCGCGTCGCCCAATTGCGTTGATCGACCCTGTTGTCTTTGAGATTCAACTAAAAGTGAAGGGCACAACTGAGTGTGAGGATGAAACATTGATGGCTCGATCGTTTGAATATGGACATGGTTTTGGAGAATATGGTGAGCTTGCCTGTCGTTGTTGGGCCGGTAATTTTTGCACACTAGAGATCACCTCTGCGCTACTTTCCAGAACGGTTGCAGTCACTATCATCTCCGCTGATGTTATTAAAGggtcatggcctggtgattataGAGGCCGTGTGGTTGCCCATACTGCTGACATAGATGAGGATTTTGTGCTGCTTGATTCTGGAGAAGGACGTCTGCAAGTGAATCCAGACGGCCGTATTGTCCTTCAAAGGGGTGTTGTTTGTGTGGAACATGAGGGAATGCTTACGGTTTCTGTGGAAGCCTACTCAAAGGCGGGTACTTGTCGTGCAGATTGCGTTGAATTCAAGCCCAGAAAATCCCTCACAAGTGATGGTACTTGCAACCTTGGTTTCTGCACTGTGCAGTTTATCGTTGGTTGGTCCCCCATGGCAAGAAAGCATGATCTGATGTATGATGGCAACTGA
- the LOC123087936 gene encoding uncharacterized protein isoform X2, with protein MCDEHVGDTAQPPSAQAVQELVDSFSDQQLDATEIQKSMHGGIQKQAKNDTVFTPKQAGLGRSYREMLTDEEEDVVSYRPFWEYTWGDKCGSFEDYTFLTPTLYTYGTIPAHAGPFGFLQIFSIKVMENEMWRIRWPVEVYGFIAARDNLDRNRNLLFSQTRDEPQILTQQIRENLLSWLNRCLRENRKTKAMKRIHERSSQREVEKMWCFCRRRWASNIRQWTTGSCRGWWLQFPREWGGGGTRGGDGSKWIRTAEVHNHSEKATTAEERDR; from the exons AT GTGTGATGAACATGTCGGAGATACTGCTCAGCCACCGTCAGCACAAGCAGTACAAGAACTAGTTGATTCATTCTCAGATCAACAGCTTGATGCTACAGAAATACAAAAGTCGATGCATGGTGGGATCCAAAAACAAGCAAAGAACGACACAGTCTTTACTCCCAAGCAAGCTGGGTTAGGCAGATCATACAGGGAGATGTTGACGGACGAGGAAGAAGATGTGGTTTCATACCGTCCTTTCTGGGAATACACTTGGGGCGACAAGTGTGGTTCCTTCGAAGACTACA CCTTTTTGACTCCCACACTTTATACATATGGAACCATCCCAGCACATGCTGGCCCCTTCGGTTTCTTGCAGATCTTCTCCATCAAAGTCATGGAGAATGAAATGTGGAGAATCAGGTGGCCAGTGGAGGTATATGGCTTCATTGCTGCTCGAGACAATTTGGATCGCAATCGCAACCTTCTGTTCAGCCAGACAAGGGATGAGCCCCAAATTCTCACTCAACAG ATAAGGGAGAACCTTTTATCTTGGCTGAATCGTTGTTTGAGAGAAAATAGAAAGACGAAGGCGATGAAGAGGATACATGAGCGGTCAAGTCAGCGTGAGGTGGAGAAGATGTGGTGTTTCTGTCGGCGGCGCTGGGCCAGCAACATCAGGCAGTGGACTACGGGGAGCTGCCGTGGGTGGTGGCTACAGTTTCCACGAGAGTGGGGTGGGGGTGGCACACGTGGGGGCGATGGCAGCAAGTGGATCCGTACCGCTGAGGTGCACAACCACTCCGAGAAG GCCACAACAGCAGAGGAGCGGGATCGGTGA